From the Streptococcus hyointestinalis genome, the window TAGGCTGTAAGCCATTGATTTGAAGCCTTTTTGGATGTTTTCACCAGCATAGACGTCAAAGAGTTTGATATCTGTTAGGCGTTTCACACCAGCGGCTTTAATGGCTGCAATGATGTCGCTGTGAGTGACGCTATTTTCAACCAAGAGAGCGATGTCACGGCTAACTGCTGGGAACTTAGTAATTTCCTTAAAGACATGTGCTTTGTGGTAATGAGACTCGATAACATCCAGATTGAGCTCAGCGACATAAGTCTCACTAATAGCATAATCTTTAGCGGTTTGTGGGTGCACTTGACCAACAAAACCGATTTCTTGACCATCTAGGACGATGAGCGCTGTGCGCCCTGGGTGCATGCTCGCTATATCCTTGGTTGGTACATAGTCAACTTCTAGTCCGAGCTTAGTAAACAAGGCTTCTAAGACACCCTTGGCATGGAAGAAATCAACAGGAACCGCTCTTGTCTGGAAGTCTTTTTCCGTTACGAGACCAGACAGAGCAAAGGCAAGGCTTGTGATTTCATTTGGCAGGTCTTCTTTTGGATTGCCAGTCTGCTCAAAGACTTTACCAATCTCAAAGAGGGCTAGGTTGGTATTTTTACGGGCGCTGTTGTAGGCGACAGTGTCTAGCATACCAGAGACGATATTTTGGCGCAGAACAGAGCGCTCCACGCTCATTGGCCACATGAGCTCTGTGATATTGCTTGGTTTAAGGGCAAATTCAACTGCTTTTTCAGGTGTTGTCAAGGCATAAGTGATGATTTCAGAAAGCCCCAGCCCTTCAACAATTGTGCGCACTTCACGGCGAAGGCGTTGCGAAGTGGTCAACTCACCAACGGTACTACCAGATTCTGGCAAGGTTGTTGGCAAATTGTCATAACCATAGATGCGAGCAATTTCCTCGACTAAGTCCGCTTGAATGCTGATATCCCAGCGTCTACGAGGAACAGAAACGGTAAAGCTGTCTCCAGAAATCTCTAAACCAAAGCCAAGTTTCTTAAAGATGTCCTTGATGTCATCGGCAGTCAAATCTGTACCCAGACGTGCGTTGACATAGCTTAGACTGCTTGAGACTTGGACAGGCTCTGTTGGAAGGTTGCCTGCGATAACACGCCCTGCAAGAGTCTTCCCACCAGCTAACTCGGTTAGCATAGCAGCTGCAAAGTCCAACGCTTCAAGGACAGTGGCGTAGTTCACGCCTTTTTCAAAACGTGAAGAACTTTCAGAGCGCAGATTGAGACGTCCGCTAGTCTTACGAATGCTTGTCCCATCAAAGACAGCCGCTTCAAGAACGACATTTTTAGAAGCATCATCAATCTCAGTATCACGTCCCCCCATGACACCAGCAAGCGCTACTGGCTTGTCACCAACGGTAATCACCAAGTCACCTGCAACAAGCTCACGTGTCTCACCGTCAAGTGTGACTAACTCTTCACCTTCACGGGCTTCACGTGCCACGATGTCACGTCCTTCAAACTTGTCTAGGTCAAAGGCGTGCATAGGTTGTCCAAAGTACAAAAGGACAAAGTTGGTCACGTCAACGACATTGTTAATGGGGCGAATGCCTGCATTCATCAAGAGGTTTTGAAGCCATTGTGGGCTTGGTTTGATGGTGACATTTTCCACCACACGGCTGGCATAGGTCAAGACCTTGTCAGAGGCGATGGCTACTGAAATCTCATCAGCTGCTGGCTTTTCAATCTCAAGAAGCGTACGCTCTGGGAAATGCACTGCTTTACCGTAAATGGCAGCTACTTCGTAAGCGACACCACGCATAGAAAGGGCGTCCGCACGGTTTGGTGTAATGGAGAGCTCAATAATCTCATCGTCCAAATCAAGATAAGGGAAAATGCTGTCACCAGGCACAGCCTCATCCGGCAAGATTTGAATGCCATCTGAAAATTCCTTAGGAATGATACTGTCTGGTAACCCCAACTCTTGCAGCGAACAAATCATCCCTAGCGACTCCATACCACGGATTTTGCCTTTTTTGATTTTATAATTGTCAGCGATACGAGCGCCTGGAAGCGCTACAATCACCTTAATACCTGCTTTGATGTTTGGTGCTCCGCAGACAATCTGACGTGGGCTTTCATCGCCTGTGTCCACTTGGCAGAGATGAAGGTGAGTGTCTGGCACGTCCTCACAAGATAAAACCTCACCAACGACTAATTTTGACAGACCTGTCTGTGGGCTTGTCACGCCCTCTACTTCAATCCCTGTCGTTGACATCTTCTCGGCTAGCTCAGCACTTGTCACATCTACATCAACAAGCTCTTTGAGCCATTTATAAGATACTAACATACACTTGTCACACACGCTATGTGTGCTTGCTCCTTTCTATTACTTGAGATATTTACGCATCAACCAGTCGGTATCCACCTTGTCACCGACAGCAAACTGGTGCTCTGAGAATTTTTCAAAACCGTATTTTTTGTAAAGGGCTTGCGCTTTGGTGTTGTGTTCCCAAACGCCCAACCATGCCCATGTAAAGCCTAGTTCATTTGCACGCTCTAGCGCAAAGGTAAAGAGACGTTTGCCCAATCCTTGTCCTTGGAACCTTTGGAGAACATAGATACGTTGCACTTCAAAGCTATCGTCAAGCTCTTTTTCTGTCTGAGATTCACCCCAGTTAACCTTGAGAAAGCCTGCAATCTCGCCGTCTACGCTCACTAGATAAGTTTCAGAATCATCTGCTTTTAACTCTTGACCAAGCACTTCTAGCGTGTAAGCTTCATCAAAAAACTCTTGCAACTGCTCTTCGGTATTGTCATACCCAAAGGTTTCACGAAAAGTTGTCATTGCGAGCTCTTGAATAGTCTCTAGCTGGTCAAGACCAGCTCTTGTAATAGCAATATCAGTCATACTAACCTCCTAAAATTGCTCTGTGAAACGGGTGTCACCTTGGTAGAAGCCACGAATATCATTGATACCATAACGCAGCATAGCGATACGCTCTTGACCTAAACCAAAGGCAAAGCCTGAGTATTCTTCAGAGTCAAGCCCAGACATTTCAAGGACGCTAGGGTGTACCATACCAGCTCCGAGGATTTCAATCCAGCCGGTTTGCTTGCAGACGTTACATCCGCTACCACCACATTTGAAGCAAGACACATCCACCTCGACAGATGGCTCTGTAAATGGGAAGTAGCTTGGGCGCAAGCGGATTTGACGCTCAGCACCAAACATTTTTTGGATAATCATCTCAAGTGTTCCTTTGAGGTCACCCATAGAGATGTTTTTCCCAACGACTAGCCCTTCGATTTGGTGGAACTGGTGAGAGTGTGTAGCGTCGTCTGTATCACGACGGAAAACACGCCCAGGTGAGATCATCTTCAAAGGCCCTTTTGAAAAATCATGGCTGTCCATAGTGCGGGCTTGCACAGGTGAGGTGTGCGTGCGCATAAGGATTTCCTCTGTGATGTAGAAAGTATCCTGCATGTCACGAGCTGGGTGGTCTTTTGGCAGATTCATACGTTCAAAGTTATAGTAGTCCTTTTCAACCTCAAAACCGTCCACCACTTGAAAGCCCATCCCAAGGAAAATATCTTCGATTTCTTCGCTGGTTTGGGTGAGGACATGACGATGTCCGACCTTCATCTGACGACCTGGAAGGGTCACATCCAAACTTTCAGACTCTAGCTTTTTAGCAATGCGGGCTTGCTCGACGAGTTTTGCTTGTTCTTCAAAGGACTTGGTCAAAACATCACGCACTTCGTTGACTTGCTTACCAACAACTGGGCGCATTTCATGTGATAAGTCTTTCAAGCCTTTCAACAGCTCTGTTAGCGAGCCTTTTTTCCCCAAGACCTGCACACGTAGTTCTTGCAATTCCTTGGCATTGTCAACATGCATTGCCTTTAGTTTTGCTTGCGTTGATGTACGCAACTCTTCTAGTTGTTCTTGTAAATCCATACTTCCTCCAATATCTTAACAAAATAGACAACAAAAAAGTGCCAATGCTCCATACACGGAGCGTTGACACGCGGTACCATCCGTTTTCATCTGCTAAGCAGACCTTAATTGAGATCTTCTCATGAGTGAATTCGCCCTGCTTTCTTTTAGCTAACTTCCAGTCACGGTTAGCACTCCCTGAAAAATGCCACAAGGTTACTAGTCTCATAGATCGCTATTTAGTTTCTATCATTTTATCAAAAAGGCTAGTAGATTTCAAGCCTCTAATCCACAGCAACTTCACCATTTGCATAGTTAAAGGTCAAGCCAGACTGGACATTTGGCACAAAGACGTTAAATTCTAAACTGCCGTCAGACGACTTGGCTTCCAAGTGCGTACCTGAAGCTAGGATATTGTCGCCGTCATAGATGAGGGTCACCCGGTAACGCACACGCTTGTTCTTATCTAGTGCCTTACGTACCAGCGTCTCATAGTAGTTTTGCCCTGTCGAGTGGCTACTATTAGCTTGATTTGCCCAAGCAGCTTGGGTCGCAATGTTTTTGGGATTGCTGGTTGAAGCGTCATAGCCTTTCAAGCCACCAACCAAGGCATAGCCCAGCAAATGCCCTCTGTCAACAGCGTGGTTGTAAGCTCCTTTTAGATTGTAGAGCTGATGCCAACCTGCTGGCGTCCAAGAGGTCGAACCATTTCCTGTCTCCTCACGGCTTTTGTATTGACGAGTAGCCTTGCTCAACAGCGCATTAGCGACAGTTGGGACGGTTTGACCTTGGACGGTTTTGGTTTTATTATTGGCATAAGGGGCGCTTGACACCTTGGCATTGAGATTTGTTTTGTTGTTATTGATGATAAAAGCGCCAGCCTTATTCCACGTGATGTCTCCCTTTAGCTGACTTTTGACAGGTATGGTTAGAACTGACTCGGCTAGACTTTGGCTAGGTGTTTTGCCGACAACTTCGGTCTCTTCTGTCGTCGTCTTTGTGGTCTTCGCTTCAAGGCTAGTTGTGATTTGGCGGACGGGATTGTCCTTGGGAAGAACATCCGAATAGCCAAGAGCTAGAGCCAGCACGCCGACAAGAAGAGCTGCTAGTGAATAAGAAGCACGCTTTGCTGTTTTTTTCTTTGCCATATCAGTTTCCTGTAAATTTTCCAATCAAGTCGTGCCAAGTCCCTGGTGAGAGAATAGAAAAGGGATTTTTCCCATCACCAATCACGCCGTAGCCAATCACAAGACCCAGCGCTAGAAAGAAAAGACAAAGCAGGGCAACTAGCCCCAGCAAGCTAAACTGCTTGACAACGTAACGCCAACCTGTATTCATTAGCCTTCCTCACTTACACGACGAATAGTAGCACCTAGTGCTTGCAGTTTTTCGTGGAATTTGTAGTAACCACGGTCTAGGTGATTGAGTTTGCTGACAGTTGTGACACCATCAGCCACCATCCCAGCTAAAATCAGAGCTGCACTTGCACGCAAGTCTGTTGACATGACTGGCGCACCCTGCAAATGCTCACCTCCGTGGATGACAGCGGTGTCACGCATGATTTCAGAGCGGAGTCCCATACGGCGCATTTCCTCTAAATGTTGGAAACGATTTTCAAACACCGTCTCAATCATGGTTGATTCTCCAGAGACAACTGCCATGAGCGCTGTAAACTGCGCTTGCATATCTGTTGGGAAGCCTGGGTGAGGGAGGGTTTTTACGGTCACTGGCTTGAGTTTTGCCACATCAGACTTGACACGGATACCATTTTCCTCCTCAGTCACCTCAACGCCCATTTCCATCAATTTGGAAATCAAGGGACGATTGTGCTCCCAAATGGCATTTTTGACAAGGACATCGCCTGAAGTCATAGCGGCTGCTACCATAAATGTCCCTGCCTCGATACGGTCTTGAACCACATCGTGCTCAACACCATGCAAGCTATCCACACCAACAATAGTCAGCGTTTCAGTCCCTGCACCTCTGACCTTAGCACCCATTTTATTGAGCAAAACAGCAAGGTCAACAATCTCTGGCTCACGAGCGGCATTTTCGATAATAGTTGTGCCTTCTGCAAGTGTGGCTGCCATCATCAGATTTTGTGTAGCGCCTACAGACGGAAAATCCATGTAAATGGTTGTGCCTTTTAGCTTGTCTGCTGTCGCTGTGATGTCCCCACCAGTCTGTGTAATCTCAGCTCCAAGCGCTTCTAGTCCTTTTAAGTGCAAATCAATAGGACGGCTACCAATGGTACAACCACCTGGCATGGACACAACGGCATGCCCTTTTCTGGCAAGAAGTGGACCTAAAACTACGATAGAGGCACGCATCTTGCTGACGTACTCATAGGGAGCAACGTCTAAAATGTCACCTGTCGCATCTACGGTGACTTGATTGTTTGCCTCGTCAAAAGCGACATCCACATCTAAACCACGCACCACATTATTCATGGTGTAAACATCTGACAAAATAGGGACATTGGTTAATGTCGTCTTGCCTTCTTCAGCGAGGATAGTTGCTGCAAGCAAGGGCAAAACAGCATTTTTAGCTCCTTCAATCGTTACTTGACCTGACAATCGTGTATTGCCACCTTCAATTATGATTTTATCCATGATATTCTCCATCTAAAATAGTATCTTGATTATAGCATAAAGTTTTGTGCTGGTCATTTTTTCTGACTTTTACTGACCTAACATAGCAGTCTGCATGATTGAGAGAACCTCAAGCATAAAGTGGCTGACCATATAGCCAATAGCAATGCTGATTAAAATCAAAAACACACGCAACTGCCCCAGCTTATCTTGAGCATTTTTGACGATTTTAGACCAATCAAAAAGCGTCACCAAGAGGCGGTGCACCAGCAAAATAAAAATCAGATGACTCATCAAAGTCACAAGTGATAAGATATATTCCATGTTATCATTATAGCACATCTTGCTGTAGTCACCAAACAGCAAGTAAGAGTGTAGTCCGCTCCCACAACAAACCACCCCTAGCTAGAGGTGGTTGTTGTCTTTTAAAGAAGATTAGGCTTATTTTTTGACAGAATTTTCTCTTATTAACATAGCAATAATTTTCTCATTTTTCAAATTATTGTATGCTCTTTCATCTATTCTTTTTGCCTCTTTGCCGTATTTCTCCTAAAAATCGTCTACAGACCTATGAAAGTACAGTATTTAACGCTATAATAGACATAGAAAGTTAGGTGACTTATGTATCAGAAACGATTCTTTCTCCCCTCATTTCATAGGCTACGCTCTTTGATTTTTGAGAGTCTCAGAGATTTATTTCCTTTTGCTTTGCTTTATGCCTGGATTCAAATCTTTCAGCAACTTTTCTTTTTTGAAAATGCCTTTTTTCAAGAAACAACTGGTTTTCTAAAGGGCAATCAGATTGTTGTGGCGCTATCGATGGGGTTAGGTACACTCTCAGACATCCTCCTGTCTTTTTTGATGGGGTATTTTGTGGCGACCTTTATTCGCCGCAGTCTAGAGGACAGCACTATTGACTGGCAACTACCGTCTTTGATTGGTTTTTTGACCACTTGGCTCTTGTTTACCACAGATAGCACCAGCGGGCGGATTTATTATAATAACCAGCCGTTTTGGTTGCTTTTGGTTCTCTTTGGTTTGGTGATTGTCTTTGTTATCAAGCATATGAGAAGCCGTTTTGCTTATGTCAATAGCTTTTTAGGCATTCTCCTACTGTACGGGGCTTACAATTTTAATCAAGCCGCCCAACGAATTACTTACCTCAATCTGGATTTTTTGCTGCAAACTGTTTTTGAAAGCCTTTTAGGCAATGGACCTGGTCAATTGCTTAGCGTACTTTTGTGGTCTGTTCTTGCTACTATCATGCTGGTGTTTGGGTTTACGCCACCTTATATGCTGCAAACGCCTGATATTGGCGTTACTGTAGCTAGTGAGAATATCACAGCAGCTCTAGATAATACTGTCTCAACCATCCCACACCTCTTTACCATCTACACCTTACAAGACAGCTTTGCTCTTTTTGGAGGGATTGGTATGCTCCTAGCGCTACTGATCAGCGTCCTAGGCAGAAGCCGCAAGCTTAACAATAAACGCTACTATCACATCGCTCTATTGTCTGCTATTCCGCTTCTATTTGACCAACAACTGCCATTTTTCCTTGGCTTGCCCATTCTCTTTCAGCCGATTTTGTTGATTCCTATGATAGTATCAACTGTCCTCGCCGAGTTGCTTGGTGCACTAGCACTTTCTCTACATCTGCTCAATCCCGCAGTCTATGCAACACCTGTTGGAACACCAAGTATCCTCTTTGGTTTTCTAGCTTCAAACGGCGATTGGCGCTATCTCGTCTTTACCTTAGCACTTTTGGTCATGTCTATTTTCATTTACCGTCCCTTTGTCACACTCGCTTTTAGAAAGGAAGAAAAACAAGATGAAATGGTTTAAAGGCTTCATTGCTCTCGTGCTTTTCTCTCTTCTAGCGACCATGGCGGTTTTGGGACGGCATTATGTCAATGACATCACATCCACGCAACACCGTATCAATAATTCTAAGATGACGCCGACCATCTTAGTGCCAGGCTCTAGCGCCAGTCAAGAGCGTTTCAATACACTTCTCAAGCAGCTCAATAAAATGGGCGAGGAGCACAGTATCCTAAAGCTGACGGTAAAAACCAGCGGTAAAATCGTCTACACAGGCAAGCTCGATACCAATGACCGCAAGCCTTATATTGTTATCGCTTTTGAAAATAATAAAGACGGCTACAGCAACATCAAAAAACAAACCGCCTGGCTTAATGAAGCTATGCTAGCGCTGCAAAAACGCTATAAATTCAAGCGTTTCAACGCTATTGGACACTCTAACGGCGGCTTGAACTGGACAATTTTCCTAGAGCAGTACATTGACTCTGATGACTTTGAGATGAAAACACTAACGACCATCGGAACACCTTATAACTTTGAAGAGAGCAACAGCTCTAACCGCACGCAAATGCTCAAAGATTTGATTGCCGCTAGAGCAAATATCCCAAGCAACCTCTCTGTCTACAACATCGCAGGGACAAACACCTACGATGCCGACAAGATTGTTCCGCTGACTAGTGTCGAAGCTGGTAAATACATCTATCAAAAAGTCGTCAAACACTACACTCAAGTGACCGTGACCGGTGATAATGCCAGCCACTCTGACCTGCCAAGTAACCCCGAGGTCATCAAATACATCGCTGAAAAAATCGTCTACAAGGATAAAAAAGAAAAAGGAAACGCCAAACTCTAGTCTCCTTTAGAGAAAACAAAAAACGATTGAAAGATTCAATCGTTTTTTAGTATTTATTACCAACGTTGATACGGTTAAGCGCACGTCTAAGAGCTACTTGAGCACGTTGCACTTCATCAGGTCTGTGCTCTTGCTTAGCGACTTCGATAGCACGCTCAGCACGCAATTTAGCACGCTCAGCACGGCTAACGTCAATGTCACGCTCACGCTCAGCAGAATCCGCTACAATCGTTACAACATTGTCTTTGATTTCAATGATGCCACCATTGACTGCAATCCAATCTACATGATTATCATCATCTACACGGCGTACTTTCAACTCACTAACCTTCAAAGGAGCAATCAGATTGATATGCCCTGGCAAAATACCTATTTCCCCTTCTCTAGTCACTGCGTGAATAAAAGTCGCACGGTGATCGTATTTCAGACCATCAGGTGTCACTACTTGAACAGTCATTTCTGCCATCATGTCACCTCATTAGTAATTCATTTTTTTGGCTTTTTCAACAACATCATCGATACCACCAACCATACGGAAGGCATCTTCTGGAAGATCGTCGTGTTTACCTTCTAGGATTTCCTTGAAGCCACGAACCGTTTCTTCTACCGGTACGTAAGAACCTGGTTGTCCAGTGAAGGTTTCAGCCACGTTGAAGTTTTGTGAAAGGAAGAACTGGATACGACGAGCACGTCCAACCAAGGTTTTCTCCTCTTCAGACAACTCATCCATACCAAGAATGGCAATGATGTCTTGCAATTCACGGTAACGTTGAAGGACACGTTGCACTTCAGTTGCGACTTGGTAGTGTTCCTCACCAACAATCTCAGGCGCCAAGGCGCGTGAGCTAGAAGCCAGTGGATCCACCGCTGGGTAAATTCCCATTTGAGTCAATTTACGCTCAAGGTTGGTTGTTGAGTCCAAGTGAGCAAATGCTGTTGCTGGCGCTGGGTCAGTGTAGTCATCCGCTGGCACATAGATGGCTTGGATAGAAGTAACAGAACCTTTTGTTGTTGACGTGATACGTTCTTGCAATTGCCCCATTTCAGTAGCAAGTGTTGGTTGGTAACCAACGGCTGACGGCATACGCCCTAGAAGCGCTGACACCTCAGAACCTGCTTGAGTGAAACGGAAGATATTGTCGATGAAAAGAAGCACGTCTTGACCTTCGACATCACGGAAATACTCCGCAATAGTAAGACCAGTCAAAGCCACACGCATACGAGCTCCAGGTGGCTCATTCATCTGACCAAAGACCATGGCAGTCTTTTCAATAACGCCAGATTCTTTCATTTCCCAGTAAAGGTCATTCCCTTCACGTGTACGTTCCCCAACACCTGTAAACACAGAGATACCACCGTGTTCTTGGGCGATATTGTGGATCAACTCTTGGATAAGGACGGTCTTACCAACACCGGCACCACCAAAGAGTCCGACCTTTCCTCCTTTTAGGTAAGGCGCAAGAAGGTCAATAACCTTGATACCTGTCTCTAAAATTTCTGAAGAGGTTGACAATTCATCAAATGATGGGGCTTTTTTATGGATAGGTTCACGCTCTGCATCTTCTGCAAAAGGTTCTTCAAGGTCGATGGTATCCCCAAGGACGTTGAAAACACGACCAAGAGTCTTATCTCCAACAGGGACACTAATAGGACGACCTGTATCAAGAACTTCCATTCCACGAGTAAGCCCATCGGTTGATTCCATAGCGATCGTACGTACAACACCGTCTCCTAACTCAAGAGCTACTTCGAGTACGATTTTTTGACTTTTATCGCCATTTTTATAAACAATCAATGCATTGTTTATCTCAGGAAGTTTGTCATCTGTTGAGAACGCAACGTCAACAACAGGACCCACGACCTGAGCAATTTTGCCTGAGCTCATTTATTTCTCCTTCTAAACTAAGATACAAATCTTGCCTCTTTTGGTAAAAGAGGGCACTTTATAAAATTGTAGATAAGAGTAAGTTCGATTTACTCTAGCGCATTGGCACCCGCTACAATCTCTGTAATTTCTTGTGTAATAGCAGCCTGACGAGCACGGTTATATTGGATGGTCAAGTCGTTGATGACATTTCTAGCATTGTCAGTTGCTGTCTGCATAGCTGTCATACCGGCAGCATGCTCTGCAGTTTTAGCATCAACAATAGCTCCATAAATCAAGCTTTCCGTATATTGAGGCAATAATTGCTCCAAAATAGCTTCACGATCTGGCTCTAACTCAAAGCCAGAAACACCGTCTTCGCTCGCTTCATCCGCATCAAGGTCTGCAATTGGGAGCATCTGCTGTACACGAACTTGGCTGGTTAAGCTATTGACATGGTGATTGTAGCAAACATAAAGCTCATCATACAGCTCGTTTTTATACATCTCAACAGACTTGGAAATAATCTTTCCAACTTGCTCAAAGCTAGGCTGATCCTCTAAACCACGCAATTCAAATGCGACATTTAAACCACGTGCCTTGAAGAAATCAGACCCAACACCACCAATAGAAATAATGGCATAATCATCTTTTTCAGCATGATATTCTGCAATCAAATCCATCATCGCTTTTAAAATCTTTGAGTTGTAACCGCCAACGAGCCCTTTATCTGATGTGATGACGATATAGCCTGTCTTTTTGACAGGACGTGACACCAACATCGGATTGTCAGAACCTGTTGTCAATTCCGATTTCAAAAGGTCAGTTGTAATCTGACGGATTTTTGAAGCATAGACTTGAAAATCACGTGCGGACTGCTCAGACTTAACGAGCTTAGCAGAGGATACCATCTGCATGGCACTTGTAATTTTACTCGTTTTTTCAGTTGAGGTAATACGCTCTTTAATTTCACTAAGAGAGCCTGCCATATCATACCCTCCTATGCTTTAAATTCTGATTGGTCTTTAAATTCTTGAATAGCTGCATCAAGCACTGCTTCTTCAGGCAAATCTTTTGTTGAAACGATTGTTTCAAAGATGTCTTTATGATGC encodes:
- the atpD gene encoding F0F1 ATP synthase subunit beta, which encodes MSSGKIAQVVGPVVDVAFSTDDKLPEINNALIVYKNGDKSQKIVLEVALELGDGVVRTIAMESTDGLTRGMEVLDTGRPISVPVGDKTLGRVFNVLGDTIDLEEPFAEDAEREPIHKKAPSFDELSTSSEILETGIKVIDLLAPYLKGGKVGLFGGAGVGKTVLIQELIHNIAQEHGGISVFTGVGERTREGNDLYWEMKESGVIEKTAMVFGQMNEPPGARMRVALTGLTIAEYFRDVEGQDVLLFIDNIFRFTQAGSEVSALLGRMPSAVGYQPTLATEMGQLQERITSTTKGSVTSIQAIYVPADDYTDPAPATAFAHLDSTTNLERKLTQMGIYPAVDPLASSSRALAPEIVGEEHYQVATEVQRVLQRYRELQDIIAILGMDELSEEEKTLVGRARRIQFFLSQNFNVAETFTGQPGSYVPVEETVRGFKEILEGKHDDLPEDAFRMVGGIDDVVEKAKKMNY
- a CDS encoding F0F1 ATP synthase subunit gamma; this encodes MAGSLSEIKERITSTEKTSKITSAMQMVSSAKLVKSEQSARDFQVYASKIRQITTDLLKSELTTGSDNPMLVSRPVKKTGYIVITSDKGLVGGYNSKILKAMMDLIAEYHAEKDDYAIISIGGVGSDFFKARGLNVAFELRGLEDQPSFEQVGKIISKSVEMYKNELYDELYVCYNHHVNSLTSQVRVQQMLPIADLDADEASEDGVSGFELEPDREAILEQLLPQYTESLIYGAIVDAKTAEHAAGMTAMQTATDNARNVINDLTIQYNRARQAAITQEITEIVAGANALE